From one Rhopalosiphum padi isolate XX-2018 chromosome 2, ASM2088224v1, whole genome shotgun sequence genomic stretch:
- the LOC132921860 gene encoding E3 SUMO-protein ligase ZBED1-like: MKLLPDEYNKIATILKSMLRSIKNVSITTDMWTSDSNRAYLTVTCHFIYNDRLYSPVLATREIIKIHTGANIATSISDILIEWGILDKIVTIVSDNGANIKNAINEHLHKYHHPCVAHTLNLIVNDAITSNEELLNVLKKCRALVGHFKHSVSASTKLKEIQNQMNVPELKVKQDVSTRWNSSLIMLERLIQIKAPLSAAITFLPHAPNFLTALEWELISDCLPLLKPFEIMTVELSGEHYPTLSIVIPLIRGLQYTLRNKTTTTAAGTLLKKTAIDVLARRLGILESNKIVAKATFLDPRFKKTGFGLVDNANNTEKWITDEINSIMRNTQQNETSNMPINREPNLLWEHFDNTCYR, from the exons ATGAAATTATTACCGGATGAATATAATAAGATAGCTACCATTCTTAAATCTATGTTAAGAAGTatcaaaaatgtttcaattacgACTGATATGTGGACATCGGATAGCAATAGGGCTTATTTAACAGTTACGTGTCACTTTATATATAATGATCGTTTATATTCGCCTGTTTTAGCAACaagagaaattattaaaatacatactgGTGCAAACATAGCTACTTCAATTTCAGATATTTTAATTGAGTGGGGTATTTTAGACAAAATAGTAACAATAGTTTCAGATAACGGGGCGAATATAAAAAATGCGATAAATGAACACCTTCATAAATATCACCATCCATGTGTTGcgcatacattaaatttaattgttaatgatGCAATTACTTCAAATGAAGAGTTACTTAACGTGCTAAAAAAATGCCGAGCGTTGGTTGGGCATTTTAAACATAGCGTTTCCGCGTctacaaaattaaaagaaatacaaaACCAAATGAATGTTCCCGAATTAAAAGTCAAACAAGACGTTAGTACTAGATGGAATTCTAGTTTGATAATGTTGGAAAGACTTATACAAATTAAAGCACCGTTATCTGCCGCAATAACATTTCTTCCGCATGCTCCAAATTTCTTAACCGCGTTAGAATGGGAATTAATATCTGACTGTCTTCCGTTATTAAAACCTTTTGAAATAATGACTGTTGAGTTATCTGGAGAACATTATCCAACACTATCCATAGTTATTCCTTTGATACGAGGACTTCAGTATACATTGAGAAACAAAACTACTACAACAGCAGCCGGTACTTtacttaaaaaaacagcaatcgATGTTTTAGCTAGGCGTTTAGGGATATTAGAATCCAATAAAATAGTAGCAAAAGCTACATTTTTAGATCCAAGATTTAAAAAGACAGGATTTGGGTTAGTGGATAATGCAAATAATACGGAGAAATGGATAACAGATGAAATTAATTCTATAATGAGAAATACTCAACAGAACGAAACATCTAATATGCCTATCAACAGAGAACCTAATTTATTATGGGAACACTTTGATA ATACATGTTACAGATAA